Within Limisalsivibrio acetivorans, the genomic segment GGATAGATATGTTCTGCTCGGGGAAAAGTGCATATATCATGAAGCGGTTACCCGCATAGATCGTTTCTTCCTCACGCAGGTCCAGCACAACAAGATTGCCGTGTACCGTACTGCATCTCTTTATCTGCTCACGGAAAAGCTTCTCATGCTCGAAGTAAAGCTCCACTCGCTCCTTAACGTCCGGATGGCTCATGATCTCCTCGATGGTCATATCCTTACAGTGATCTATGAGGTCCATCATAAGATTGTAGTTCGATATCCTGAACTCACGGAAGCGCCCAAGCCCCGTTCTCGCATCCATAAGGAAGTTCAGCAGGACCCATCCCTTCGGCTCGAGGATCTCCTCCATGGTAAACTGTGCGGAGTCACCCTTGTCCACAGCCTCCATCATATCATCGCTGATACCGGGAAACTTATCCTTACCGCCGTAATAGTTGTATACAACCCTTGCCGCAGAGGGCGCATCCGGATCTATTATATGATTATCCTTCTCCTCTCCAACACGCACTGTCTCGCTGGAATGGTGGTCAAAGGCCATATAAACACCTTCGACATAAGGAAGGTTTGTGGTTATATCTTTGCTTGTAACCTCAACCTTGCCATCCTGCATATCCTTCGGGTGAACAAACTTGATATCATCAATAATATCGAGGTCTTTCAGCAATACTCCGCAAACTAGACCGTCAAAATCGCTCCTCGTAATAAGCCTGTACTTTTCTGCCATTTAATCACCTCATGTGTTTGCATCTTATAAATAATACCACAAAGGAATCAGTTTCCGAGAAGTTTCCCCATATCCTCTTCGGTATTTATATTCCCAAGAACCCTTGTGCCACCTTCGAAGCGGGCGAAATAGTCATCCCCAAGCCAGCAGACGTTCATATCCTTTAGTGCCTGAAACATGCGGAAGTTCCCATCATTAAAAAAACGTCTAAGTACACCGAGTGCCGAAGGGGCATAAACACCGTGGAGAGGATGCACCTTCCCCTCAACATCGGGGATAACCGCATCGTACCCTTCGATATACTCAAACATCCCTTCGGCGGTGAAGCCGTTTACCATAGGGGAGTCCGCAGAAACTATGAAAACAGGCTCCGAAACGTTCTCAAGGGCTGTTATAACCCCCGTCATGGGGCACTGCTGGGCATTGCCGTCCAGTATGCGCCCCTCCACAGGGATACCGCTGTATTTCTCGATATCCTTGGCGACTATATAGGTTCTGAAACCTGATTGAACCAGATTATCCGCCGTTGTTCCTATTACTGTGGAACCTCTGAACGGTGCCAGTGTTTTATCCGAACCAAAGCGCCGGCTCATGCCGCCGGCAAGTATCATCGCTTTATGTCTCATACATAAAGAGATAACACCGCACACGCTCAACCGCAACGGTGTTATTGCAATTTGCTGTGAAAAGACTAAAATTCATTACAGCGGAGGCGCAATGAACGATAAAGGAATAAACTATGCGGGCAGGCTGAGGATTATACTCATCGCTGTTATTCTCCTGAACCTCGTCCATGCTGTTATACATATAGGCTCATACAGAAAAAGCATAACCTACCACGAGCGAACCCTCGTGACCATAGGCGTAAATACACTCCGCTCCTTTGAGGGGGGTCGAAGGGCATTTATGGGAAACCGGTTCGCCGGAACAGAGAGGCTCACACGCTTCGCCCAGACCATTGCGGCAAACGGAGCCATCCTGAACATGGTGCTCTATACGCCCGACGGAGAGGTTCTGATAAACCCCTACCCTGAGAGAACACCAGA encodes:
- a CDS encoding exopolyphosphatase, with translation MAEKYRLITRSDFDGLVCGVLLKDLDIIDDIKFVHPKDMQDGKVEVTSKDITTNLPYVEGVYMAFDHHSSETVRVGEEKDNHIIDPDAPSAARVVYNYYGGKDKFPGISDDMMEAVDKGDSAQFTMEEILEPKGWVLLNFLMDARTGLGRFREFRISNYNLMMDLIDHCKDMTIEEIMSHPDVKERVELYFEHEKLFREQIKRCSTVHGNLVVLDLREEETIYAGNRFMIYALFPEQNISIHVLWGLKKQNTVFAVGKSIVNRSSNTNIGDLMLRYGGGGHENAGTCQVSNDRAEEILKELIEEINKDG
- the mobA gene encoding molybdenum cofactor guanylyltransferase; this translates as MRHKAMILAGGMSRRFGSDKTLAPFRGSTVIGTTADNLVQSGFRTYIVAKDIEKYSGIPVEGRILDGNAQQCPMTGVITALENVSEPVFIVSADSPMVNGFTAEGMFEYIEGYDAVIPDVEGKVHPLHGVYAPSALGVLRRFFNDGNFRMFQALKDMNVCWLGDDYFARFEGGTRVLGNINTEEDMGKLLGN